The following nucleotide sequence is from uncultured Draconibacterium sp..
AAAGCATGTAAAAGCAGCCATTACTACTAATCGGGTAAATGTTTTCATAACCTTCGATTTTTGTTCTTGCTTACTATACGGTGTTTCTGGGCTTTTAGTTAGTTTTTAGAGCTGATGCTAAAATTCATGCAAGTGTAAAATAACTTGTTTTCCAAAAGTGGATCGGCTCCATTGTTGCCTTCCATCAAAAGATTTCCATACAAATTCTAAGGTTCGCGAAGAGAGGCCTGCCTGCTGTCAGGCAGAGACGATTGTGCCGAAAGCACATTCAGGGTGAGTCAATAAATTTTGAAGCCTATTTTGCTGTTAATTTCCAATCGACTTTCATAAAAAAAGGCCGCTAAATAAGCGACCTTTCTCAATTATGTTTTGTTTTAATACTTATTCTTTAATAACGGTTAAAACGGGTTTTAACGAATAGCCACCGTTTCCTTTGTCAACTACCGATTGTTCGGCATCAAAGTCGAGCATCATACTAAATGTTTCGCCGTCGGCAATCGAGTCGTGTACATTAACTTTCAGCCCGGATTGTTGTGCCGAAGGTGTTTCCATATCCATGGTATCTTCGCCAATTACAAGCTGGTTGTTATCGCCCAGGATCAAACGTATTTGCGACAGGTAACCGGCCGGAATTTCATCTTCAGATAACTGAATACTGACACCGTCCATTAACTCCAGCAAGTTGATCTGGCCCATGGTATCCAGCGTCAGATCCATCCAGTTGCCTTCAGTAGTGTCGGCATCGTTTACATTAATTCGCAGGCCCTGTATATCAACAAGTACTGCAGAGTATTCGGCCGGGGCATCGGTTAAATCTACTTTTAAGGTACCGGTTCCGGCCTTGTTGTCGTCGTCGCTGCAAGCCACAAAAAATGTAGCTGCAATAATAAAAGCTGTAATAAATTTTCTCATGATTGATTGTGTTTATGGATTAGAAACGAATCAGAACCAAAAATGTTTTAAATCGATAGTTCTGAACTCATGATTATATTAATCATATCCATATCAAAAGTATTAAACACATAATAAAATCAGAATACACAAAGCCATTATAACAATTCAATATGACAAACATTATTGATCTCCGGCCAATAAATTCAGGAGTTTTTCGCATCCACCGTTCCGAATATATTCCGAGTGCTCTTCTGCAGTAGCAAAGGTTTTCCCACAAATTTTACTACAACGTACCTCACCCCTGTTTTCAAACAGAAAATCGCGCATCTTTTCTTCTGCCCCGGGAACGATAAAACGTTTGTCGTCAGGATTATTGCTGTACCATTTTTCGGCGCCAAGATAAACCGCAGCGGCAAGTGCGCCACAGGCATTGCCACTTAAACCTATTCCTCCTGCAAAACCGGCCAGCATCATTGCTTTTTCTTTTCCTGCACCCATTTTTTCGGCAACAATACTGGCACAACTTACAATGGGAGTATCAGAACTTTCCGGCATTAATGTCAAACTTTTTTCTACCGTTGCCACTGCCCTTGGTGCCCAGCGACCAATTAAGCGGGCACAGTTTAGCGGTTTCCCGGTAATAAAAAACTTAATCATACCCAGCTTCGACTTCTGGTTACAGTTTGTAATATCGCGGCAATTCACACTCGATGATCTTTGATTGAAGGAATCGACCAAATCGCGCGCAGCCGAGACAGCCAGCGAAGTGGCAACATTTGAGTCTTTCGCTCTTCGGTTGGCCTCGGCACCGGCAGCAAGAGCGGCTCCCCAAAGCATTCCGCATTGGTGCCCCTCTTGCACGATTCCGCCACATAACGGTCCGGTTGCCTTCTCAACTTCACTGTCGCGCTGTCCGAAATTTTTATTTACCACCGCAAATAGTGCCCCCGTGCACCCCACTTTAAACAGGAGGCTGCGGGCTTCTTTTCTGGTTGAACAGGTGTTTTTCATTTTTGTAAGTTTTTGATTGCTTTGGTCGCAAGAACAGACAATCAGAGATGTCATTTCGAATGAGGTATGAATGAGAAATCTGTTTCAACTTTGAGAGATTTCTCCTCATTCTTCGTCGAAATGACAATAAAATCTATTTTAATCCTTTTAATTTCTGTGATA
It contains:
- a CDS encoding C-GCAxxG-C-C family protein, with translation MKNTCSTRKEARSLLFKVGCTGALFAVVNKNFGQRDSEVEKATGPLCGGIVQEGHQCGMLWGAALAAGAEANRRAKDSNVATSLAVSAARDLVDSFNQRSSSVNCRDITNCNQKSKLGMIKFFITGKPLNCARLIGRWAPRAVATVEKSLTLMPESSDTPIVSCASIVAEKMGAGKEKAMMLAGFAGGIGLSGNACGALAAAVYLGAEKWYSNNPDDKRFIVPGAEEKMRDFLFENRGEVRCSKICGKTFATAEEHSEYIRNGGCEKLLNLLAGDQ
- a CDS encoding DUF4382 domain-containing protein, which gives rise to MRKFITAFIIAATFFVACSDDDNKAGTGTLKVDLTDAPAEYSAVLVDIQGLRINVNDADTTEGNWMDLTLDTMGQINLLELMDGVSIQLSEDEIPAGYLSQIRLILGDNNQLVIGEDTMDMETPSAQQSGLKVNVHDSIADGETFSMMLDFDAEQSVVDKGNGGYSLKPVLTVIKE